In Thermococcus celericrescens, the sequence GCATCAGAACCTCGGGTGCCTCCAGTTCGAAGGGCATATACACGTTCTGATCCGTGGGGTGCAGGGGGTCGAAGACCAGCCAGCCCGCATCCTTGAAGTAAACCTCCGCCCAGAAGTGCCTGTTCTTTTCGGTCACGACCTGGGTCTGGGGGACTGCATCGATGTAAACTCCCTCGACGAGCCTCGAGGGAAGGCCGTTCAGTCTGGCCAGAAGCACGAAGGCGGAGGCGAAGTCGTAGGAGCTGCCTGCCTTTGATTCAAACAGGAACCACGTCAGCCTGTCTGCCCCTTCGGGGGGAGTCACGTTTTCCACGTGCCTGTAGTTGCTGGCCAGGTATCTGACTATGCTGAGCGCTTTCCAGTAGTCCGAGCGTGCCCCCGTCGTTATGCTCTCCGCCAGGGCCGCCAGCCGGGTGTCGTTGGGGGCCGAGAGATACTCCGTCTGGTTTCCTGCCGTGAGGTTGGCCAGGTAGGGCATGTCAAAGGTGTAGCCCACCGCTGAGAGGGAGTACGCGGTCACGTTCAGGGGTGTTCTGAAGAGGTTGTACTCCGGAACCACCTCCGCCCCGGCACCGTCAACGCGGGTCGTGTAGAGGGGAGTGAAGAGGTTCCCGCTGAGGGGAAGGAACGAGACAACGGTTATTCTGTCCCTTTCGGCGTGATGGGGGACTTTTATTTCCGGGGGGGCGATGACGCCGCTCGGAACCCTCGTGGCGTTTCCCGTCGTCCACCTTCCGTCGGTGTAGTCGGTGTACACGTTAAGCCTGAGGTAGTGGGTGTGGGCCGCTCCCGTTACGAGGAGAACGAAGTGGGGCGAAGCCGGAACCTCAGCCGGCGGCCCGGTTTCGTTGGTCTCGTTCCCGGGCGGAAGCTTCGGAGAGAGTATCTCCTCGATGCTCTTGGTTCCGGGTGGGGCCTCGATGAGGGCTGGTCCAAGCACGATGGAGACAAGGAGGAGGGAGAGCAGTGTTAGCGTGAGAAAGGCGATGTATTTCCGCCTCACCATGATGTTCCTTACTTCAACCGCGGGTTATATAAGGCTTTGCATCAATGTACTACTTTGAACATTTCTATCCAAAACCCTTAACTACCGGCGGGTCCTCCTTGGATTGGTGGTGGTATGGAGTTCGAAAGGAAGCCCCTCATAGGCATGGTTCATCTGAAACCCCTCCCCGGTTCATACCTCTACGGCGGGAGCCTTGATGATGTTATCGAGGCCGCCTTAAGGGATGCAAAGACGCTGGAAAAAGCTGGTTTCGACGCGGTAATGGTCGAGAACTTTGGCGATGTTCCCTTCCCGAAGTACGTGGACAAAACCACAGTTGCAGCATTTACCGCCGTCGCTAAGGCAATCCGCGATGAGGTGAGCTTTCCCCTCGGAATAAACGTTCTCCGCAATGACGGAATAGCCGCTTATTCCATAGCCTATGCCGTAAAGGCCGACTTCATAAGGGTGAACGTGCTGAGCGGCGTGGCCTACACCGACCAGGGGGTTATAGAGGGCATCGCCCACGAGCTGGCAAGGCTGAGGAAGCTCCTTCCTTCAAAAATTCGGGTCCTTGCGGACGTGCACGTCAAACACGCGGTTCACTTCTTCGACTTCGAGGATGCCATAAGGGACACGGTTGAGAGGGGTCTCGCCGACGCTGTTGTAATCAGCGGCAAAGCCACGGGAAAGCCCGTCGATGTGGAAAAGCTCGCCCTAGCTAAGAGAATCTCGCCGGTGCCAGTGGTGGTGGGTTCGGGCACTTCCTACAACAACCTCCCGGAGCTGTGGAAGCACGCCGATGCCTTCATAGTCGGCACGTGGATAAAGCGCGATGGGAAAGTTGGAAACGAGGTTTCCCCGGAGAGGGCAAGGAAGCTGGTTGAGCTGGCGAATAAACTTCGACAAACTTCCCTTTGAAGTTGACCTTAATCGAATTTCTTTTTGCGAAAGGTTTATTATCCATGAGTGTGTAATTTGTAGAATAAAGAAACCTGTCCCGCTTTTCTTTTTCCGCGAGATGGGTTTGCTCTGGTGGTGAAAAGATGACTGAAAAAGTCTGGCTTGTCCTCTTTGTGGGGCTGCTTATCCTTCAAGCGCCTTTTTCGTTAGGCGTTAACTTGGAAGAGGGTATCCTAACTACAGAAGAGTTAACGGGACTGAATCTTGTCGGAGTACAGTTTAACGGTTACTTCGTGGATTATTCATCGGCAGGAGTGCCGACCGAAATCCATTCCTGGTTCTACTCAGCTTATTTCAACTCTCCAGAGCACCAGGAAATTTCCATA encodes:
- a CDS encoding BtpA/SgcQ family protein is translated as MEFERKPLIGMVHLKPLPGSYLYGGSLDDVIEAALRDAKTLEKAGFDAVMVENFGDVPFPKYVDKTTVAAFTAVAKAIRDEVSFPLGINVLRNDGIAAYSIAYAVKADFIRVNVLSGVAYTDQGVIEGIAHELARLRKLLPSKIRVLADVHVKHAVHFFDFEDAIRDTVERGLADAVVISGKATGKPVDVEKLALAKRISPVPVVVGSGTSYNNLPELWKHADAFIVGTWIKRDGKVGNEVSPERARKLVELANKLRQTSL